In Lactococcus paracarnosus, a genomic segment contains:
- a CDS encoding carbonic anhydrase family protein, translating into MMKHLDYRHQDKWALANNTLIPQSPIDIQREQLVPEVDTSLMISLPHDQEVIVKDAPFGIQIYAEGDLQWRGHEYMLNRFHFHDGAEHLINGERHAAEIHFAFESVDINQLVLAVFVDVDEACTDNSVETLLNNPSKLVAFDINKLLPENHTFWTYKGSMTTPPLNQTVTWVILEEPIKISPAEKELLQDKLRSNYRNIQELNDRDVYRVED; encoded by the coding sequence ATGATGAAACATCTGGATTACAGGCACCAAGATAAATGGGCGCTTGCTAATAATACCTTGATCCCTCAGTCACCGATTGATATCCAAAGAGAACAATTGGTTCCTGAAGTGGATACGTCTTTGATGATTTCTCTCCCTCATGATCAAGAAGTGATTGTGAAAGATGCACCATTTGGGATTCAAATCTATGCAGAAGGTGATTTACAATGGCGTGGCCATGAGTACATGCTTAATCGCTTTCATTTTCATGATGGTGCAGAGCATTTGATCAATGGCGAGCGACATGCAGCCGAGATTCATTTTGCCTTTGAAAGTGTCGATATCAACCAACTTGTTTTAGCAGTTTTTGTAGATGTTGATGAAGCTTGTACTGATAATAGCGTTGAAACCTTATTAAATAACCCAAGTAAATTGGTTGCGTTTGACATTAATAAATTATTGCCAGAAAACCATACATTTTGGACATATAAGGGATCGATGACGACACCACCACTTAACCAAACAGTGACTTGGGTAATTTTGGAAGAACCAATCAAAATCTCACCAGCTGAAAAAGAATTATTACAAGATAAATTACGCAGTAATTATCGAAATATCCAGGAATTAAATGACCGAGATGTCTATAGAGTTGAAGACTAG
- a CDS encoding ABC transporter permease produces MAKDIESLFAMRRAKWRTQNLKYLRYVLNDHFVLVLMFLIGFLAYQYAAFLQKMPEHWLPGYIISFFVSLLILFIGQLATFVETADQLFLLAKEQAVQRHLKAAVKKSMVLPILVIFVTVTILSPLVSLPFPVVLVWMIGLIGIKYGLLFRQSQSFIAHQLIQWHPLINYERNRQNKILKIFSQFTDVKGLKQTAKRRKYLDWLIPKSKQAYDYLFIRTFLRSGDYFMLILRLTALGILSLVAIDNDLFSLLLALLFNYLLVFQLLPISQSQDYQMLARLYPIKGDAKLAAAASVIRRLILLISGLQLVISLVTFHDIRLAGIFILSGLFLGVIYPKLKLKTR; encoded by the coding sequence ATGGCTAAAGATATCGAGTCGCTATTTGCCATGCGTCGAGCTAAATGGCGCACGCAAAATTTAAAATATTTAAGATATGTGCTCAATGACCATTTCGTGCTCGTCCTCATGTTCTTGATTGGCTTTTTGGCTTATCAGTACGCTGCATTTCTACAAAAAATGCCTGAACACTGGTTGCCGGGTTATATCATTTCGTTTTTTGTGTCCTTATTGATCTTATTTATTGGGCAGCTTGCCACATTTGTCGAAACTGCAGACCAACTATTTCTGCTTGCAAAGGAGCAGGCGGTACAGCGACATCTAAAGGCCGCGGTAAAGAAATCAATGGTGTTACCAATACTGGTCATTTTTGTAACAGTCACCATCCTATCTCCTCTAGTTTCCCTACCTTTTCCGGTAGTGCTTGTCTGGATGATAGGCTTGATAGGTATCAAATATGGGTTGCTTTTTAGGCAATCTCAGTCATTCATCGCGCATCAGTTGATCCAATGGCATCCATTAATTAATTATGAGCGAAATAGACAGAACAAGATTCTGAAAATCTTTAGCCAGTTCACGGACGTTAAGGGACTGAAGCAAACTGCTAAGCGCCGTAAATATTTAGATTGGCTCATCCCTAAATCAAAACAGGCATACGATTATTTATTCATCCGTACGTTTTTGAGAAGTGGTGATTATTTTATGCTGATATTGCGCTTAACAGCACTAGGGATCTTATCCTTGGTCGCAATCGATAATGATCTCTTTAGCTTGCTTTTAGCTTTGCTTTTCAATTACTTACTCGTATTTCAGCTCCTCCCGATTAGCCAATCTCAGGACTATCAAATGCTAGCAAGACTTTACCCGATAAAAGGTGATGCTAAACTAGCAGCAGCTGCCTCAGTGATTCGACGATTGATACTTCTGATTAGTGGGTTACAACTCGTGATTAGTTTAGTCACCTTTCATGATATCAGATTAGCCGGTATTTTTATTTTGAGCGGTTTATTTCTGGGGGTTATCTATCCAAAATTAAAGTTAAAAACGAGATGA
- a CDS encoding ABC transporter ATP-binding protein: MTLKIENVTGGYFGNTVLKDVSFTVNDGELVGLIGLNGAGKSTTIQEIIGLLTPYQGQISLDDLTITKQAEAYRQKIGFIPEQPALYEELTLREHIEVTALAYDVAIDVAMARADKLLKTFRLSDKLDWFPANFSKGMKQKVMIICAFLTEPSLYIIDEPFLGLDPLAINDLIALMLDMKKSGAAILMSTHILSTAEKFCDKFIVLHEGQVIADGDLTALRAKFKLPDASLDEIYVALTAESWQAHG, encoded by the coding sequence ATGACATTAAAAATAGAAAATGTGACGGGTGGTTATTTTGGCAACACCGTCTTGAAAGATGTTAGTTTTACAGTTAATGATGGTGAACTCGTTGGACTAATTGGCTTAAATGGAGCTGGTAAGTCGACAACGATTCAAGAAATTATCGGCTTGTTAACCCCCTACCAAGGGCAGATTTCACTAGATGACTTAACAATTACCAAACAAGCAGAAGCCTATCGTCAAAAAATAGGCTTCATTCCAGAGCAACCGGCTCTCTATGAAGAATTGACACTTCGTGAACATATAGAAGTGACGGCACTAGCTTATGATGTGGCGATAGATGTTGCTATGGCGCGTGCTGACAAATTATTAAAGACCTTTAGACTGTCGGATAAGTTGGATTGGTTTCCGGCGAATTTTTCTAAGGGGATGAAACAAAAAGTGATGATTATCTGTGCATTTTTGACAGAACCCTCACTTTACATCATTGATGAACCTTTTTTAGGTCTCGATCCATTGGCCATTAATGATTTAATCGCCCTAATGCTAGACATGAAGAAATCTGGTGCAGCCATCTTGATGTCAACGCATATTCTGTCAACAGCTGAAAAATTCTGTGATAAATTTATCGTCTTACATGAAGGACAAGTGATTGCAGATGGTGATTTGACGGCCTTAAGAGCAAAATTTAAGTTACCTGATGCGAGTCTTGATGAAATCTATGTTGCCTTGACAGCTGAAAGTTGGCAAGCACATGGCTAA
- a CDS encoding GNAT family N-acetyltransferase, whose translation MTEISLLRPSLAFEKAILAYKSEFGESDQLINGARMLHTAATITEWLTNLSLYEDQATLPNKKYVPGYQFVLVRTGDQKILGMSHLRTTLNDALLSCDGHIGYSICPSERGRGYGKLMLEKTLIEAKRIGIARVLVTCDETNIGSEKVIISNNGRLENRAFDPEHQVWVKRFWIDND comes from the coding sequence ATGACAGAAATTAGCTTATTAAGACCAAGTCTAGCATTTGAAAAAGCAATATTAGCCTATAAATCTGAATTTGGTGAGTCGGATCAACTCATTAATGGGGCAAGAATGCTACACACTGCAGCAACAATTACAGAGTGGCTCACTAACTTATCCCTGTACGAAGATCAAGCAACCTTGCCTAACAAGAAGTATGTCCCTGGCTACCAATTTGTCTTAGTTAGAACAGGTGATCAAAAAATACTGGGTATGTCTCATTTGAGAACGACATTAAATGATGCCTTGTTAAGTTGTGACGGTCATATCGGCTACTCAATCTGTCCATCTGAGAGAGGGAGAGGCTATGGTAAGTTGATGCTCGAAAAGACGTTAATTGAGGCAAAAAGAATTGGTATAGCGCGTGTCTTAGTCACCTGCGATGAGACAAACATCGGCTCTGAAAAAGTGATTATTAGCAACAATGGTCGACTAGAAAATCGTGCCTTTGATCCTGAACATCAGGTCTGGGTGAAACGGTTTTGGATCGATAACGACTGA